One Citrus sinensis cultivar Valencia sweet orange chromosome 5, DVS_A1.0, whole genome shotgun sequence genomic window, GTGGAGGTAAGggtttgtttgtttctcttctttacTTTCTGTTCTGCTACTGTttggtttttaaatttctgatttagttttaattttggcAATTTAGGTTTCAAAAAAGGGTTGTTAAAAGGCTTGTATAGAGAGTTTGTAAAAGTGAATTGAATTTACTGGGTTAAAAATGAGAGATTTTCCATCTTGTTTTGGGGAAAATGGGGTACAAGTAGCagattcttcatcttcaaacGCTGCTAAAAATGCACAGAATTTGGTTACTTCTGTTTATCAAGCTCGTATTCGAGGCAGGTCTTGCTTGATTACTATTACATGGAGCAAGAATTTGATGGGTCAAGGCCTTTCTGTGGGGATTGATGATGCTTCAAACCAATGTCTTTGTAAAGTTGATATTAAACCTTGGTTGTTCTCAAAAAGGAAAGGGTCAAAGAGTTTAGAAGCTTATTCTTGTATAATTGACATCTATTGGGACCTTTCCTCGGCAAAATTTGGTTCTGGGCCTGAACCATTGGAGGGATTTTATGTGAGTGTTGTTGTTGATAGGCAAATGGTTTTGCTTCTTGGAGATATGAGAAAAGAAGCTTTTAAGAAGACTAATGCGACCCCTGTTCCTTCAAATGCCGTTTTCGTTGCTAAAAGGGAGCATCTTTTTGGCAAGAAGGTGTTTTTTACCAAGGCACAGTTTTGCAATGGTGGGCAAATCCATGATCTTGTGATTGAATGTGACACACATGGAATGAATGATCCATGCCTCATGGTTCGTGTAGATGGAAAAAGTGTGATGAAGGTGAAGCATCTCAGGTGGAAGTTCAGGGGAAATCATACTATCTTGGTCGATGGGCTGCCGGTGGAAGTTTTCTGGGATGTTCACAATTGGCTTTTTGGTGCATCAGTTGGGAATGCTGTTTTCATGTTCAAGACATGCCTCTCAGCTGAGAAGCTGTGGGCTAGTGGACCCCTTTCTGATCCAAACACACTGCCATGGTCATTCTCGCAGAGATTCCTAGATTCCAAATCTCAAAGTCTTGGGTTTTCACTGATTTTGTATGCTTGGAAGAATGAATAGAGATATCTAGGAATTTTCTTTGAATGCTAACAAAAAGTTTTAGTGAGTGGTATTTTTTTTCGAACTATGTTATTTATTcacaattaaattgattaaaaatgagtccatttgtatttttctcaTGTGCTTTCCTCTTGAGCAACCAGAGTAATTGAATGGATTTGAGACGATTTTGTTGTTCTTAGTCCGCTGTATATCCTGaatacattaattattaatttcattctgTCTTCTACATTGAAGATTCATAAAAAGTGAATAGCTATGCTGTTGcagtttgattttctttagcACATAATGTCTTGTTGAGTTGAAATATCctttaattatcaatatttGAGCATGGTATGTTCTCAATGTAAATATGCCTTCTTTTATAAAGCCAACTCAGCTAAGTTAATCAATCGGTCTCTTAATCATTTTCTATTAGTCGGGTTTGATTTCCTTCTGTGCAGGAGCTGAGTTACTGGAGGTGCTTAATGATGTTGCGCAGACACCTCTGAGTAAATGAAAACCTACCTTGAGCAGCAGAAAGACTTCTGATGATCCATGGACTTTGGTATGAAATTCTTTCTGTTCATTTTGTCACGTCAGTGAGTAATAACTACTTGAAATATAAACtattattgtatttaattGATGTTTTCAAGTACGTAACCTGACAAATATTGGGACTTAGTATGCCTTGGCTTATCTTTGTTTGATGCTTGTTTGGAAATGGTTGCACCTTAACGTTTGGActgttttacttttattatcaCAGAATGCATTTCTATTCTGCCATTTTCACAAATTAAGCCTCAGGAACCACAAAAGCTATGGATTCATCTTTATTTccttccttttaaaaaaagaggACAAAAGAGAATTCTTTTACTTTCTCTCTaccttttcaattttgtagCTTTGAGCATTTCACTCagccatttttttcattgttttttatACACATCGTTTTCTTTTGCTCCCTTAGTCTCGTATAAATAGTTAGTTTGATAAGATTAAGACAATTTTGGAGTGGTGTGATATGTCCCAACTCAACTTTGCTGCATCTCTGAATCGCTGCTTATGTTTTGGAGGACAGGTGAGCAGTCTAATAAGATGTAAGTACCATATATTAGTTATGTAACTAGAGATTATAGGAAGCATATTTAAAGGGAATAAAATGATTGTGAAGAATAATTTatgatgtaaaaataaaaacgtaGACATAAACAATGTTCCTtggcaaaagaaaatgagacaGCTACTTTACATTTTGACTTGGCTGGCAAAGGCCTGCAGCAATTTTTGAAGCCTTCAGCTACATATATTACCTCTGTCACTTTGTCCTTTTCGTGAGTATGTCCTTTTGTTTACAGTTTAAGCATGTTTTTCGAATTTGATGCACTGCAATGTCATTTTCAATTTACATTTTGTTTGGAACCTACTTTTATGTCAGGGAATGTCCACCCCATCAACTCCGGTGCTCTAAGTTCTTGAATCTTTACTTCTTAATTTAGTTTCCTCACCTTCCCACCTTTTATCATATTTGAAACTCTCATGCATAAAGCGAGCTTGGTTGGTAATAACAATAGAAGCATTATGTACAACTTCTACATTTAGCTTCAAATAGAACATATTCTCCTATGCTTTGTGATTGGTGAAATAGTGTTTAAGGACGAAGTTACCCACAGCTCCTCCTTATACCCGCAAACTATGTGTTTAATGATCCCTGTGCTGGTGAAGAAGATTCATTTCGTATTTGTTTTAGAACTCAAGCTTTGTCACAGAGTAAGAAGAATTATGATCTGCACTGCTTATGAGTTGTTCACCAACCATGAATGCATCACCTGTCAACTTCATTGTTTGCGTCTCCTCTCTGGTTGACTTGCCGCAGGAGGGTTTAACCCTGTTTGTTTGGAATTCTTATTTTTGGTTCATATTCTTTTGATCCTCTTCTCCCATTTCATAGTCAAAAGCTTTTACTTAACCGTGTATTACAAGCTGTTTATCTGCTGACTGGCATGGTGAACAAGCATCATCCTCAGTTATCCTTtaagagaagaaaaggaaaaaaaaaaaaaatgcatctGTTGCAAATTCTCTGAAAGAAGAATTTGGAGGAGTAATCTTTTATTATCATGTAATTAATCTATTCTTTACTTTCCAGTCATTTGCTTACTTTGTCTTGTTGCTTTTACAAAAGCCTAAtagaaattatcaatttttgtgATAGCTACTTTAAATGTCAATTTCCATCCAATGCTCTTACAGCTAGTAGACAAGTTCTATCAAATcataagaataaagaaaaaataggtAGATGCATTTCTAATCAAAtcgtgaataaaaaataagatgaatttttaatcaaatcatAAATCAAAAATATgggatttataaaattaatagtatcATCTATAATATGACAGAACACATCTAATATTCTCTCTTAATTATCGattatgagataaaaaaatatgccAAGATTTTCTACATAAGATCAAACACTTTCTTGTATGATGTATTGTTTGCCgcttattaaaaagaaaaagataatagTTTAATCAAAAGATCTTCTAAATTAAACACCCTTAATTTGAtactacaataataataataaaaaaatgggtcaaaaattgtaacttaaaaaaatatactaaAGAACGCagcaaatatatttaaatcgTCATAAATCATTTGGGCCAGCTCAATTTATACCGACTCTTTTGGTCCAATTTAAAATAGAACTATAGTCTATATAAGCCCAATTCCCAACTCTCTGTTAATTTCCGAAGCTGAAGGTCGTCTCCGACGCGCTCTGGCGATTTCTCTTCATAGACCTCGATCTCTCCTTCATCACAGCAGAggtaatttatatattttttttaatttttctttattttttttgggggcaTGATTGGCTCGTGCTATCCCCTTGTTTGGATTTTAGGGCattttattgtgtttgttgttaatgcattaaaaataattgatagaAGTTTTTAGCCTCGATTGAAAAATAGTTTTCACGAACAATTTGCTGCTTCTGATCCTGCAAATGAGTTGAAATTTTGGCAAGAGATTTTCGTGTATGGTGAAAtatggaatttttttattttttatttggtaatgGTATATTTGATAgaaagattgtaagtcaacTTGAATTATGGTGTGTTGAAGGAGGGATTTTGCATCGTTGAAACTGCTTTCGAAT contains:
- the LOC102630218 gene encoding uncharacterized protein LOC102630218 is translated as MRDFPSCFGENGVQVADSSSSNAAKNAQNLVTSVYQARIRGRSCLITITWSKNLMGQGLSVGIDDASNQCLCKVDIKPWLFSKRKGSKSLEAYSCIIDIYWDLSSAKFGSGPEPLEGFYVSVVVDRQMVLLLGDMRKEAFKKTNATPVPSNAVFVAKREHLFGKKVFFTKAQFCNGGQIHDLVIECDTHGMNDPCLMVRVDGKSVMKVKHLRWKFRGNHTILVDGLPVEVFWDVHNWLFGASVGNAVFMFKTCLSAEKLWASGPLSDPNTLPWSFSQRFLDSKSQSLGFSLILYAWKNE